From the genome of Candidatus Methylomirabilota bacterium, one region includes:
- a CDS encoding ABC transporter permease gives MIRLSGSWWPRGYTFAILGIAVGVAGLVALGGLAERISRFIEGGHRFVLGQISVAGAGIGAGAGFTAGGLLPRRTLEAIARIPGVSAVQAQVMVPVDPKTSPLFTVNQELVLGLDLGVPTPNRNYPTLPVARGRFLQPGERGRAAVGADFAATRSLRVGDRLRLGPIAFEVVGILERLLTAPDRFAFVPIEDARDLWLGLEPTLRSLFTPGSTLARQDLNTGAAVGWAAGVDPDALAARITREVPGVNVVPPGEVARQLAASTTFFSWLLGGVGGIGLLIGGLSLSNTVAASTFERIRDFGIKQAVGASDLQLLGEVVRESLLVSLSGGVLGTLAALAAGTAVDTRAAHAGQQLFLFSGRLLGFAVAFATVLGAIAGAYATARILRVPPAEAIRRGA, from the coding sequence GTGATCCGCCTTTCGGGGTCGTGGTGGCCGCGGGGGTACACCTTCGCGATCCTCGGTATCGCCGTGGGCGTCGCGGGCCTGGTGGCCCTGGGAGGGCTCGCCGAACGCATCAGCCGCTTCATCGAAGGCGGCCACCGGTTCGTTCTCGGTCAGATCTCGGTGGCGGGCGCGGGCATCGGGGCGGGAGCCGGATTCACGGCCGGCGGATTGCTTCCCCGGCGGACGCTCGAAGCCATCGCGCGGATACCGGGCGTATCGGCCGTCCAGGCGCAGGTGATGGTCCCGGTCGACCCGAAGACCTCGCCCCTCTTCACCGTCAACCAGGAGCTGGTCCTCGGCCTGGATCTCGGCGTCCCGACGCCGAACCGCAACTACCCGACGCTCCCCGTCGCCCGCGGGCGGTTCCTGCAGCCCGGCGAGCGGGGCCGCGCCGCGGTCGGGGCCGATTTCGCGGCGACCCGGAGCCTCCGCGTCGGCGACCGCCTCCGGCTCGGCCCCATCGCCTTCGAGGTCGTCGGGATCCTCGAGCGGTTGCTCACGGCTCCGGATCGATTCGCCTTCGTCCCCATCGAGGACGCGCGGGATCTCTGGCTCGGCCTCGAGCCGACCCTTCGATCCCTCTTCACCCCGGGCAGCACGCTGGCCCGCCAGGATCTGAACACGGGAGCCGCGGTCGGTTGGGCAGCCGGCGTGGATCCCGACGCGCTGGCGGCTCGGATCACGCGGGAGGTCCCGGGCGTCAACGTCGTGCCGCCGGGCGAGGTCGCACGCCAGCTCGCCGCCTCGACGACGTTCTTCTCATGGCTGCTGGGGGGCGTCGGCGGCATCGGCCTCCTGATCGGGGGCCTCTCGCTCTCCAACACGGTGGCGGCGTCCACCTTCGAGCGGATCCGGGACTTCGGGATCAAGCAGGCCGTGGGGGCCAGCGATCTCCAGCTCCTGGGCGAGGTCGTGCGGGAGAGCCTGCTGGTCAGCCTGTCGGGCGGCGTCCTGGGGACTCTCGCCGCGCTCGCGGCGGGGACGGCCGTGGACACGCGGGCCGCCCACGCGGGCCAGCAGCTCTTCCTCTTCTCGGGCCGACTCCTCGGGTTTGCCGTGGCCTTCGCCACGGTGCTGGGCGCGATCGCGGGGGCCTACGCGACGGCGCGCATCCTGCGCGTCCCGCCGGCCGAGGCGATCCGCCGCGGGGCATGA
- a CDS encoding lysylphosphatidylglycerol synthase domain-containing protein, translating to MSRIRAHWIELGCLLLGLALLVGTAWRIGLESLVRDLRILGWGLAVILLVESVNVIFNTWGWVLAFPGGERTVSHRRLLAARLAGDGVNYLTPSGTVGGELLRVRLLGTAVPLGLRWASVSVAKLGQTVAQAVFILLGLALVLPRLTGISPWAAWLAGAAAAVLVGVALAWLLDRGLWATLEDVARRLGLGRRLPARWAGPGRDLDAALRRLGRWRLVGSLACFVGGWAVGAAEIYLIMTWLAAPVDWATALALETGSVLIDGILFFVPGKIGTQEGGKVVLFAALGLDPARGFTVGVVRRIRELTYAGLGLAALGVFALQRPPSVHPALLHQSEPS from the coding sequence GTGAGCCGGATCCGCGCCCACTGGATCGAGCTCGGCTGCCTGCTGCTCGGTCTCGCCCTCCTCGTGGGCACCGCGTGGCGGATCGGCCTCGAGAGTCTGGTCCGCGATCTGCGGATCCTCGGCTGGGGCCTCGCGGTGATCCTCCTCGTCGAGAGCGTCAACGTGATCTTCAACACGTGGGGCTGGGTGCTGGCCTTTCCCGGTGGGGAGCGGACCGTGAGCCATCGGCGGCTCCTGGCCGCCCGCCTGGCCGGCGACGGGGTGAACTACCTCACGCCGTCGGGGACGGTCGGCGGCGAGCTGCTCCGGGTCCGCCTGCTCGGGACCGCGGTGCCGCTCGGCCTCCGCTGGGCATCGGTGAGCGTGGCGAAGCTCGGCCAGACCGTCGCCCAGGCCGTCTTCATCCTGCTCGGCCTCGCGCTGGTCCTGCCGCGCCTGACGGGGATCTCGCCGTGGGCGGCGTGGCTGGCCGGCGCCGCCGCCGCGGTCCTGGTCGGGGTCGCGCTGGCGTGGCTGCTCGATCGCGGCCTGTGGGCGACACTCGAAGACGTCGCCCGCCGACTCGGGCTCGGCCGGCGGCTGCCCGCCCGCTGGGCCGGACCCGGCCGGGACCTCGATGCGGCGCTGCGGCGACTGGGACGCTGGCGCCTGGTGGGGTCGCTGGCCTGCTTCGTCGGCGGCTGGGCCGTCGGAGCCGCCGAGATCTACTTGATCATGACCTGGCTGGCGGCGCCCGTCGACTGGGCGACGGCCCTGGCGCTGGAGACCGGGTCCGTCTTGATTGATGGTATCCTCTTCTTCGTGCCCGGGAAGATCGGCACCCAGGAGGGAGGCAAGGTGGTGCTCTTCGCCGCCCTCGGGCTCGACCCGGCCCGCGGCTTCACCGTGGGCGTGGTGCGGCGCATCCGGGAGCTCACCTACGCCGGGCTCGGCCTGGCGGCGCTCGGCGTCTTCGCGCTTCAGCGGCCCCCCTCCGTTCATCCCGCTCTCCTACATCAATCGGAGCCGTCATGA
- a CDS encoding methyltransferase domain-containing protein: MAAALERVLPPALVPLFDASFIRSSALYDEFVHRLVLAVCRASGLEAALREPGTAEDFAARAGLEPGRALVPLDWMLRYLAARQVLAEETAGDGIRRYRARGSLPELDPSLVREEQRRHDPAWMPSYLLAETVARDYPAFLRGQAVGEEILFSPSRFRLWLAYFSNDNGLYAVNNRVGALAVEEWMPRGGGTILELGGGLASAAAALLERFETPGRLGEIREYRFTELVPVFLARGERVLRTRFPHASLLTFGRLDMNRPFEAQGVAPGSISVVYAVNTLHVAHDLAFTLGEVFRALEPGGRFIISECVRLLPGQAIYVEFIFNLMETFRSPRLHPTYRPNGGFLTPEQWTGAMEAAGFVDVRFFPDVVGLRTQFPTFNVAAVGATRPR; encoded by the coding sequence ATGGCGGCCGCTCTGGAGCGCGTCCTGCCCCCGGCGCTCGTCCCGTTGTTCGACGCGTCTTTCATCCGCTCGTCCGCGCTCTACGACGAGTTCGTCCATCGGCTGGTCCTGGCGGTCTGCCGGGCCAGCGGGCTGGAGGCGGCCCTGCGAGAGCCGGGCACCGCGGAGGACTTCGCGGCCCGCGCGGGTCTCGAGCCCGGGCGGGCGCTCGTTCCCCTCGACTGGATGCTCCGGTACCTCGCCGCCCGCCAGGTGCTCGCCGAGGAGACGGCCGGCGACGGGATCCGCCGATACCGCGCGCGCGGGTCCCTTCCCGAGCTGGATCCCTCGCTCGTTCGCGAGGAGCAGCGCCGTCACGATCCCGCCTGGATGCCTTCCTATCTTCTCGCCGAGACGGTCGCCCGGGACTATCCGGCGTTCTTGCGCGGGCAGGCGGTCGGCGAAGAGATCCTGTTCTCGCCGAGCCGCTTCCGGCTGTGGCTCGCGTACTTCTCCAACGACAACGGTCTCTACGCGGTGAACAACCGGGTCGGGGCCCTCGCGGTGGAGGAGTGGATGCCGCGGGGCGGCGGGACGATCCTGGAGCTGGGAGGCGGGCTGGCGAGCGCCGCCGCGGCCCTTCTCGAGCGATTCGAGACGCCGGGGCGACTCGGCGAGATCCGCGAGTACCGGTTCACGGAGCTCGTCCCCGTGTTTCTCGCGCGTGGCGAGCGCGTCCTCCGGACCCGCTTTCCGCACGCCTCGCTCCTGACCTTCGGACGTCTGGACATGAACCGCCCCTTCGAGGCGCAAGGGGTCGCGCCCGGCAGCATCTCGGTCGTCTACGCCGTCAACACGCTCCACGTGGCCCACGATCTCGCCTTCACGCTCGGCGAAGTGTTCCGGGCCCTCGAGCCGGGCGGGCGGTTCATCATCTCCGAATGCGTCCGCCTGCTACCGGGGCAGGCGATCTACGTGGAGTTCATCTTCAATCTCATGGAGACGTTCCGGTCGCCGCGTCTCCATCCGACCTATCGCCCCAACGGCGGATTCCTCACACCCGAGCAGTGGACGGGCGCCATGGAGGCGGCAGGGTTCGTCGACGTGCGCTTCTTCCCGGACGTCGTGGGCCTCCGGACGCAATTCCCGACGTTCAACGTCGCGGCCGTCGGTGCGACCCGCCCTCGCTGA
- a CDS encoding ABC transporter ATP-binding protein encodes MTATLRAVGLRKTFRGPDGRAIEILRSADLELAPGEHVAVVGRSGSGKSTLLNVLGGLDRADGGELWFRDLSLTQASRRALAGFRGRHLGFVFQAFHLIASLTAWENVLLAARYVGRDRAEATRRAAELFERLGIDARKEHYPAALSGGEQQRVAFCRAVLNDPAVILADEPTGNLDDDNARVILDELRQRARSGGVSVLLVTHNAELARAADRTLHLTDGRLIAAPP; translated from the coding sequence TTGACCGCGACGCTCCGGGCCGTCGGATTGCGGAAGACCTTCCGCGGTCCGGACGGGCGGGCGATCGAGATCCTGCGCAGCGCCGACCTCGAGCTGGCGCCGGGTGAGCACGTGGCGGTCGTCGGGCGATCGGGCTCCGGCAAGTCGACACTCCTCAACGTGCTGGGCGGCCTGGACCGGGCCGACGGCGGCGAGCTGTGGTTCCGGGACCTCTCGCTCACGCAGGCGAGCCGCCGCGCCCTGGCCGGCTTCCGCGGCCGCCACCTCGGGTTCGTCTTCCAGGCCTTCCACCTGATCGCGTCGCTCACGGCCTGGGAGAACGTCCTCCTGGCCGCCCGCTACGTGGGGCGCGACCGGGCCGAGGCGACCCGGAGAGCCGCGGAGCTCTTCGAGCGCCTCGGGATCGACGCCCGCAAGGAGCATTACCCGGCGGCGCTCTCGGGCGGCGAGCAGCAACGCGTCGCCTTCTGCCGGGCCGTCCTCAACGATCCCGCCGTGATCCTGGCGGACGAGCCGACCGGGAACCTCGACGACGACAACGCCCGCGTGATCCTGGACGAGCTCCGCCAGCGCGCGCGGAGCGGTGGCGTCAGCGTGCTGCTGGTGACCCACAACGCCGAGCTCGCCCGCGCCGCCGACCGCACGCTCCACCTGACCGACGGCCGCCTGATCGCCGCGCCGCCCTGA
- a CDS encoding AbrB/MazE/SpoVT family DNA-binding domain-containing protein, giving the protein MPAVKIGVSRQVVIPKKLHDELGLSPGDYLEVELDKGKLVLTPKTLVDKRIEQGLRESFEDFRRGRAHGPFSSAKEAARFLHAEVKRRRSKKPKAS; this is encoded by the coding sequence ATGCCGGCCGTCAAGATCGGCGTCAGCCGCCAGGTGGTGATCCCGAAGAAGCTCCACGACGAGCTCGGGCTCAGCCCCGGCGACTACCTCGAGGTCGAGCTCGACAAGGGCAAGCTGGTCCTCACCCCGAAGACCCTCGTGGACAAGCGAATCGAGCAGGGTCTTCGTGAGAGCTTCGAGGACTTCCGGCGGGGCCGCGCTCACGGGCCGTTCAGCTCGGCCAAGGAGGCGGCTCGCTTTCTGCATGCCGAGGTAAAGCGCAGGAGGTCGAAGAAGCCCAAAGCCTCATAA
- the hpnJ gene encoding hopanoid biosynthesis associated radical SAM protein HpnJ — MTRSHEPVLRTLFLHPPSFEGFDGGAGARYQARREIRSFWYPTWLAQPAALVPGSRLVDAPPDGLTIEQVVPLAKEYELAVLHTSTPSFGNDARVAERLKAENPRLLIGMVGAHVGVLPQQSLRAAPAVDWVAVGEFDHACGEIAAGRPLKDVCGIAYREQDRVRFTPPRPPIEDMDALPFVVDVYKRDLTIENYFIGYLLHPYVSLYTGRGCRSKCTFCLWPQTLGGHRYRVRSPESVEAEMARAKAYFPQVKEFFFDDDTFTDDLPRAEEIARRLGRLGLTWSCNAKANVPRSTLEVLRDNGLRLLLVGYESGNQQILNNIKKGIRLDIARRFTRDAKALGITIHGTFILGLPGETPETIRETVRYACEIEPDTIQVSLAAPYPGTELYRQAQEQGWLAIQSGELVDTHGVQVAALDYPGLSQTEIFHSVEDFYRRFYFRPRKIVSMVGGMLRDPAVMRRRLREGVEFFRFLRERKTPSRPLAPVPGSGTTA, encoded by the coding sequence ATGACGCGATCCCACGAGCCAGTGCTGCGAACCCTGTTTCTACACCCCCCGTCCTTCGAAGGCTTCGACGGCGGGGCCGGTGCCCGCTATCAGGCTCGCCGGGAGATCCGGTCTTTCTGGTACCCGACCTGGCTCGCTCAGCCCGCGGCCCTCGTTCCGGGGAGCCGGCTGGTCGACGCGCCGCCCGACGGGCTGACGATCGAGCAGGTCGTTCCCCTCGCCAAGGAGTACGAGCTGGCGGTGCTCCACACCAGCACCCCGTCCTTTGGGAACGATGCGCGGGTCGCCGAGCGCCTCAAGGCCGAGAATCCACGGCTCCTGATCGGGATGGTCGGCGCCCACGTCGGCGTCCTGCCCCAGCAGTCCCTCAGGGCGGCCCCCGCCGTCGACTGGGTGGCGGTCGGGGAATTCGACCACGCCTGCGGCGAGATCGCGGCGGGCCGGCCGCTCAAGGACGTCTGCGGGATCGCCTACCGGGAGCAGGACCGGGTCCGGTTCACGCCGCCTCGCCCGCCGATCGAGGACATGGACGCCCTCCCGTTCGTCGTCGATGTCTACAAGCGTGACCTCACGATCGAGAACTACTTCATCGGCTACCTGCTCCATCCCTACGTCTCGCTCTACACCGGCCGCGGCTGCCGCTCGAAGTGCACCTTCTGCCTCTGGCCGCAGACCCTCGGTGGTCACCGGTACCGCGTGCGCAGCCCCGAGAGCGTCGAGGCGGAGATGGCACGGGCGAAGGCCTACTTCCCGCAGGTGAAGGAGTTCTTCTTCGACGACGACACCTTCACCGACGACCTCCCGCGCGCGGAAGAGATCGCCCGCCGGCTCGGCCGCCTCGGCCTCACCTGGTCCTGCAACGCCAAGGCGAACGTGCCCCGCTCGACCCTGGAGGTCCTGCGCGACAACGGCCTCCGGCTCCTCCTGGTGGGCTACGAGTCCGGCAACCAGCAGATCCTCAACAACATCAAGAAGGGGATCCGGCTCGACATCGCCCGCCGGTTCACCAGGGACGCCAAGGCGCTCGGGATCACGATCCACGGGACCTTCATCCTCGGCCTTCCCGGCGAGACCCCCGAGACGATCCGGGAGACCGTGCGCTACGCCTGCGAGATCGAGCCGGACACGATCCAGGTCTCGCTGGCGGCGCCGTATCCGGGCACCGAGCTGTACCGCCAGGCGCAGGAGCAGGGGTGGCTGGCGATCCAGTCGGGCGAGCTGGTCGACACCCACGGGGTGCAGGTCGCCGCGCTCGATTACCCGGGGCTCTCCCAGACGGAGATCTTCCACTCGGTCGAGGACTTCTACCGGCGGTTCTACTTCCGGCCGCGGAAGATCGTCTCGATGGTCGGCGGGATGCTCCGGGATCCGGCGGTGATGCGCCGGCGCCTGCGCGAGGGCGTGGAGTTCTTCCGATTCCTCCGGGAGCGCAAGACGCCGAGCCGGCCGCTCGCGCCCGTGCCCGGCTCGGGCACGACAGCCTGA
- the tcuA gene encoding FAD-dependent tricarballylate dehydrogenase TcuA, protein MAERYDVVVVGGGNAALCAALAAREAGGAVLLLEKAREGERGGNSLFTAGGFRFAHQGLEDLRGDVLVDLTEAEAGAVEVPPYPEEAFYDDLMRLTEHCANPDLADLLVRRSRATVVWMRSQGVRWILMFNRQSFRVGDRHRFWGGLTVEAVGGGAGLVQALYDRAGRVGVEVRYGAGARRLLVDRHGALAGVVARGPEGLEEIPTRAVVLACGGFEANPEWRARYLGPDWELARVRGTRHNTGDGLRMALEIGAQPYGHWSSCHAVAWDLNAPEFGDRKVLDLFQKHSYPLGLIVNIRGERFVDEGADLRNYTYARYGREIMRQPQRTAWQLFDQKVVPLLREEYRIREVTKVEADTIEELGRKAEIDVEGLVRTVRAYNAAVQEGPFNPAILDGRGTRGIMPPKSNWAQRLDSPPYVAYGVTCGITFTFGGLRVSQEAAVLDTEDRLIPGLYAAGELVGGLFYHNYPGGAGLMAGATFGRLAGTGAAAFARRT, encoded by the coding sequence ATGGCCGAACGCTACGACGTCGTCGTGGTGGGAGGCGGCAATGCCGCGCTTTGCGCGGCCCTGGCGGCCCGGGAGGCGGGCGGGGCGGTGCTCCTTCTCGAGAAGGCGCGCGAGGGCGAGCGCGGGGGGAACTCGCTCTTCACGGCCGGCGGCTTCCGCTTCGCCCACCAGGGCCTCGAAGACCTCCGGGGCGACGTGCTGGTCGACCTGACCGAGGCCGAGGCCGGCGCGGTGGAGGTGCCACCGTACCCCGAGGAGGCGTTCTACGACGACCTGATGCGCTTGACCGAGCACTGCGCGAACCCCGACCTCGCCGACCTGCTGGTTCGCCGCTCGCGGGCCACCGTCGTCTGGATGCGCAGCCAGGGCGTGCGCTGGATCCTCATGTTCAACCGGCAGTCGTTCCGGGTAGGGGACCGCCACCGCTTCTGGGGCGGCCTCACCGTCGAGGCGGTCGGCGGCGGGGCGGGGCTTGTCCAGGCCCTCTATGACCGGGCCGGCCGGGTCGGCGTCGAGGTGCGGTACGGGGCCGGCGCCCGGCGGCTCCTGGTGGACCGCCACGGCGCGCTCGCCGGGGTGGTCGCGCGCGGCCCGGAGGGCCTGGAGGAGATCCCGACGCGGGCGGTCGTCCTGGCCTGCGGGGGATTCGAGGCGAACCCCGAGTGGCGGGCCCGCTACCTCGGCCCCGACTGGGAGCTCGCCCGCGTGCGGGGCACCCGGCACAACACCGGCGACGGCCTCCGGATGGCCCTCGAGATCGGCGCCCAGCCCTACGGGCACTGGTCCTCCTGCCACGCGGTCGCCTGGGACCTCAACGCCCCCGAGTTCGGCGACCGCAAGGTGCTCGACCTCTTCCAGAAGCACTCCTATCCGCTCGGGCTCATCGTCAACATCCGCGGCGAGCGGTTCGTGGACGAGGGCGCCGACCTCCGCAATTACACGTACGCCCGATACGGCCGCGAGATCATGCGGCAGCCCCAGCGCACGGCCTGGCAGCTCTTCGACCAGAAGGTCGTGCCGCTCCTGCGCGAGGAGTACCGGATTCGCGAGGTCACCAAGGTCGAAGCCGACACGATCGAGGAGCTCGGGCGGAAGGCCGAGATCGACGTCGAGGGACTCGTCCGCACGGTCCGCGCCTACAACGCGGCGGTGCAGGAGGGACCCTTCAACCCGGCCATCCTGGATGGCCGGGGGACCCGCGGGATCATGCCCCCCAAGTCGAACTGGGCCCAGCGCCTCGACAGCCCGCCCTACGTCGCCTATGGTGTCACCTGCGGCATCACGTTCACCTTCGGCGGGCTCCGCGTGAGCCAGGAGGCGGCGGTGCTGGATACCGAGGATCGCCTGATCCCCGGTCTCTACGCCGCGGGGGAGCTGGTCGGAGGGCTCTTCTACCACAATTACCCGGGCGGGGCCGGACTGATGGCGGGCGCGACCTTCGGCCGGCTCGCCGGCACCGGGGCGGCGGCGTTCGCGCGCCGGACGTGA
- a CDS encoding lysophospholipid acyltransferase family protein, with translation MVSRPRWYLHPYNRAEFYRLAAAMGWLPRRARLAAARQLGRLAPRLLPAERAVVRKTLERVTGATGARLDDLIVGVFRDFAMCFSDLVSTNRQQPARLTALVRTVNGAERLAGLKAGIISLTAHVGNWELAGRLLARHSARLTHVVVAEDEARALERWVRRNGEGLYFVPRSRPTVTVGLIGALRRGEAVALQGDRALGNRGDMMVPFFGRPAPFPMGPFLLARAARAPIVPAFCLLDADYRYRVTVPEPFVVGPGDERDALRTWVSILEGVVRERPTQWFNFFDVWQPFGA, from the coding sequence GTGGTCTCGCGGCCCCGCTGGTACCTGCACCCGTACAATCGCGCCGAGTTCTACCGCCTCGCCGCCGCCATGGGCTGGCTGCCCCGCCGGGCCCGCCTGGCGGCGGCCCGACAGCTCGGTCGGCTGGCGCCCCGGCTCCTCCCGGCCGAGCGCGCAGTGGTTCGGAAGACCCTGGAGCGGGTGACCGGCGCGACCGGTGCCCGCCTCGACGACCTCATCGTCGGCGTGTTCCGCGATTTCGCGATGTGCTTCAGCGATCTGGTGTCGACGAACCGGCAGCAGCCCGCCCGTCTCACGGCCCTCGTGCGGACGGTCAATGGGGCGGAGCGGCTGGCCGGGCTGAAGGCGGGTATAATCTCGCTGACGGCGCACGTCGGAAACTGGGAGCTGGCGGGTCGCCTGCTCGCTCGGCACTCGGCCCGGCTGACCCACGTCGTGGTCGCCGAGGACGAGGCCCGGGCACTGGAGCGCTGGGTGCGTCGCAACGGCGAGGGTCTCTATTTCGTGCCCCGCTCTCGTCCGACGGTGACGGTCGGGCTGATCGGCGCGCTGCGGCGCGGCGAGGCGGTCGCCCTGCAGGGCGACCGGGCACTCGGCAACCGTGGAGACATGATGGTCCCGTTCTTCGGGCGGCCGGCGCCCTTTCCGATGGGGCCGTTCCTGCTCGCGCGGGCGGCGAGAGCCCCGATCGTCCCGGCGTTCTGCCTCCTGGATGCCGACTACCGATACCGGGTCACGGTACCGGAGCCCTTCGTCGTCGGGCCGGGGGACGAGCGCGACGCTCTGCGGACCTGGGTCTCGATCCTCGAGGGCGTCGTGCGCGAGCGGCCGACGCAGTGGTTCAATTTTTTCGATGTCTGGCAGCCCTTCGGCGCCTGA
- a CDS encoding CDP-alcohol phosphatidyltransferase family protein has product MSELRMGLVVATGPGALAVVAGVPLCVRGVLALRAAGAAEVAVFAGPQQRRVAALLARRCPEVPCLGAVDDAEGLSWQDPVLVVAGDVLFDGAALAPLLASARPGGIRLGIAAGSPPGEVHAAVYPASAMPALLAELGRTTNLRPAALGRRAGAPPDPPVCLADGLFLPFDQARRPAVLERALLDNLARRTTAKDSYLASLIDRRLSRPVTRLLLGVPVTPSQITLASILLGLVGAVGLATVSYGGRLAGVLALVASIVLDCVDGEIARARYQQSARGARLDVIGDYTVHLAVFVGLSVGLLRQGLPPGGAWAAGALIGGVAAAMVTMHRLFVQPALSQGGDLHWAGDAEGWQGTPVAAVVEKLASRDYTYVLLVLALAGHLEWFLYAAAVGAWAFVLGLVGYSSYMRWASPRPVESP; this is encoded by the coding sequence GTGTCCGAGCTGAGGATGGGGCTCGTCGTGGCCACCGGGCCCGGCGCGCTGGCGGTCGTCGCGGGGGTGCCGCTCTGCGTCCGCGGGGTCCTCGCGCTGCGCGCGGCGGGCGCGGCGGAGGTGGCCGTGTTCGCAGGCCCGCAGCAGCGACGGGTCGCCGCGCTCCTGGCGCGGCGCTGTCCGGAGGTGCCCTGCCTCGGCGCCGTCGACGACGCCGAGGGCCTCAGCTGGCAGGATCCCGTTCTCGTCGTCGCCGGCGACGTCCTCTTCGACGGGGCCGCCCTGGCGCCCCTCCTGGCGAGCGCCCGACCGGGCGGCATCCGGCTCGGCATCGCGGCGGGATCGCCCCCGGGCGAGGTCCACGCCGCCGTCTACCCGGCCAGCGCGATGCCTGCGCTCCTCGCCGAGCTCGGGCGGACCACCAATCTCCGTCCGGCCGCCCTCGGCCGGAGGGCCGGGGCACCCCCCGATCCGCCCGTCTGCCTCGCCGATGGACTCTTCCTTCCCTTCGACCAGGCGCGCCGGCCGGCCGTCCTCGAGCGGGCGCTCCTCGACAACCTGGCGCGGCGGACGACGGCCAAGGACAGCTACCTGGCGTCGCTGATCGACCGGCGGCTCTCGCGGCCGGTCACGCGGCTTCTCCTCGGGGTCCCCGTCACGCCGTCTCAGATCACGCTGGCCAGCATCCTGCTCGGCCTCGTGGGGGCGGTGGGCCTGGCCACGGTCTCTTATGGCGGACGTCTCGCCGGCGTGCTCGCGCTCGTCGCGTCGATCGTGCTCGACTGCGTCGACGGCGAGATCGCCCGAGCCCGCTATCAGCAGAGCGCGCGGGGCGCGCGCCTCGACGTGATCGGCGACTACACGGTGCACCTGGCGGTCTTCGTCGGGTTGAGCGTCGGGCTCCTGCGCCAGGGGCTCCCGCCGGGGGGCGCCTGGGCCGCGGGGGCCCTGATTGGCGGGGTGGCGGCGGCGATGGTCACCATGCATCGCCTGTTCGTCCAGCCGGCCCTGTCCCAGGGTGGCGACCTTCACTGGGCCGGCGACGCGGAAGGCTGGCAGGGCACGCCGGTGGCGGCCGTCGTCGAGAAGCTGGCCAGCCGCGACTACACGTACGTCCTCCTCGTCCTCGCCCTCGCCGGGCATCTCGAGTGGTTCCTGTACGCGGCGGCGGTGGGCGCGTGGGCGTTCGTGCTGGGCCTCGTCGGATACTCGAGCTACATGCGGTGGGCGTCGCCCAGGCCCGTGGAGTCCCCGTGA